The window GCCGTCGTGGGACGCCCGCTGGACCGCGTCGACGCGGACACGGCTCGCGAGGCGGTCCTCGGGTACGCGGCCTTCAACGACCTCACGGCGCGTCGCGCGCAGAAGCTGACGTCGCAGTGGACCCTCGGCAAGAACGCCGAGGGCTCCGGGCCGATGGGTGACCTGGTCACGGCGGACGAGGTGGGGGACCTCCGGGACGGCCTGCGCCTGCAGACGCTGGTCGGTGACGAGGTCGTCCAGGACGCGTCGACCGCCGACATGCTCTTCGAGGTCGGCGACGTGCTCGCCCTCGTCAGTCGCACGATGGTGCTGCGTCCCGGCGACGTCCTCGTGACGGGCACCCCCGAGGGCGTCGGCTACGTGCGGACCCCGCCCCGGTACCTGCGCCCGGGCGACACGGTGACCGTGCGCATCGAGCGCGTCGGCTCGGTGTCCACGCCCGTCGTGGCACCCCGCCCGGCCTCCGGCTGAGCCGCACCCGCCGGTCACCCGCCGGTCACCCCGAGGCCGTCGAGCACGGCGACCACCCCGCCGCCGTACGCGAGCGCGATGACCGACACCCGCGCCGCGCGTGGGCTCACGACCGCGGCGAGTCGTTCCCCGACGGCGAGACCGGCGACCGTGCAGGCGAGGATCAACGGCCACAGCCACCACTGGTACTCCGGCAGGCCCTCAGGCAGCGCCACCGCCTTCCCGACGAAGGCGGCGAGACCGAGGGTGGCGAACACCGGCTGGACCGTGGCCGCGAACTGCCGGTGCTCCCACCGGGTCAGGACCGCGTAGATGCTGACGGTGGGTCCGCTGACGCCGGCCGTCGCGCTCATGAAGCCCGAGGCGGCCCCGGAGAGGATGCCGGTCGGCAGCCTCGCCGCGGTGCGCGTGCGGTTCCCCGTCACGACGAGGGACAGGGTGAGCGCCACGACGACGAGGACGCCGATGGACACCTGGAGGACCGGCCCGCCGAGGCGGGCCGCCACGAGGGCGCCGGGGATCACGGCGACGAGGGCCGGGACCGCGAGCAGCGCGTACTGACGCCAGTCGATGAGCCGCCACACGCGGGTGATGACGAGGCACGACGACGCCGCGCCGCAGACGTTCACCATGAGCACGCCGTCGACGGGACCCACCGCGAGGACGAGGACGGGCGCGAGCACGAGTGCGAACCCCATCCCCGACACGCGCTGGGCCACCGCACCGAGC of the Aquipuribacter nitratireducens genome contains:
- a CDS encoding fumarylacetoacetate hydrolase family protein — translated: MRLVGVHVDGRRHVARRDGEDLVVLAPVEDFWADPTASLTAPGQGPRLPSAGTAIAHPVPDGARVLCLGLNYRAHAAEGSFRPPEHPLLFGRWTASLVVDGTPVTAPVDEVGLDWEGEVAAVVGRPLDRVDADTAREAVLGYAAFNDLTARRAQKLTSQWTLGKNAEGSGPMGDLVTADEVGDLRDGLRLQTLVGDEVVQDASTADMLFEVGDVLALVSRTMVLRPGDVLVTGTPEGVGYVRTPPRYLRPGDTVTVRIERVGSVSTPVVAPRPASG
- a CDS encoding sulfite exporter TauE/SafE family protein; translated protein: MLVALVVAAAVLLGAVAQRVSGMGFALVLAPVLVLAVGPVDGVLMVNVCGAASSCLVITRVWRLIDWRQYALLAVPALVAVIPGALVAARLGGPVLQVSIGVLVVVALTLSLVVTGNRTRTAARLPTGILSGAASGFMSATAGVSGPTVSIYAVLTRWEHRQFAATVQPVFATLGLAAFVGKAVALPEGLPEYQWWLWPLILACTVAGLAVGERLAAVVSPRAARVSVIALAYGGGVVAVLDGLGVTGG